The following are from one region of the Stigmatella ashevillena genome:
- a CDS encoding type IV pilus twitching motility protein PilT produces MELNEILQIALRGGASDIHLKAGLPPMFRVDGSLVPLKDGKRLPPEEVARMAFGIMNEFQKEKFKASNEVDLAYGVPGLGRFRVNIFQQRGTIGSVLRVIPFKVMTIKDLLLPPILEKICGEERGLVLVTGTTGSGKSTTLAAMIDHINANETNHIMTVEDPIEFLIRDKRSIINQREVGVDTMSFSQALKSALRQDPDVILVGEMRDYETIETALHAAETGHLVMSTLHTLDATETINRIVSAFPPHQQKQVRLQLAAVLKAVVSQRLVPRADGKGRVAAVEILRVTTRVRELIEDKDRTKEIHDAIAQGFDSYGMQTFDQSLMGLVRNGLVSYEEAHRQATNPDDFALRFSGISGTADSKWDNFDGKAGEAKPVPGSAQFAQKGVPAGAAPPPAPGAARAGAPPPPPAAATRPAGTPPPPPGARPAAGAPARPPPPPAAAGGDDDFSIERF; encoded by the coding sequence ATGGAACTCAACGAGATTCTGCAGATCGCACTTCGGGGCGGTGCCTCCGATATCCACCTGAAGGCCGGGCTCCCTCCCATGTTCCGGGTGGATGGTTCGCTCGTGCCCCTCAAGGACGGCAAGCGGCTGCCGCCAGAGGAAGTGGCGCGCATGGCCTTCGGCATCATGAACGAGTTCCAGAAGGAGAAGTTCAAGGCGAGCAACGAGGTGGACCTGGCCTACGGGGTTCCGGGCCTCGGTCGCTTCCGCGTGAACATCTTCCAGCAGCGCGGCACCATCGGCTCGGTGCTCCGCGTCATCCCCTTCAAGGTGATGACCATCAAGGACCTGCTGCTGCCGCCCATCCTCGAGAAGATCTGCGGCGAGGAGCGCGGTCTGGTGCTCGTCACGGGCACCACCGGTTCGGGTAAGTCCACCACGCTCGCGGCGATGATCGATCACATCAACGCCAACGAGACCAACCACATCATGACGGTCGAGGACCCCATCGAGTTCCTCATCCGTGACAAGCGCTCCATCATCAACCAGCGCGAGGTGGGCGTGGACACCATGTCCTTCTCGCAGGCCCTCAAGAGCGCGCTGCGGCAGGACCCGGACGTCATCCTCGTGGGCGAAATGCGTGACTACGAGACCATCGAGACGGCGCTCCACGCGGCGGAGACGGGCCACTTGGTGATGTCCACGCTGCACACGCTGGACGCCACGGAGACCATCAACCGCATCGTGTCCGCCTTCCCCCCGCACCAGCAGAAGCAGGTGCGCTTGCAGTTGGCCGCCGTGCTCAAGGCCGTCGTGAGCCAGCGCCTCGTTCCGCGCGCGGACGGCAAGGGCCGTGTGGCCGCCGTGGAGATCCTCCGGGTCACCACGCGCGTCCGCGAGCTCATCGAGGACAAGGACCGGACCAAGGAGATCCACGACGCCATCGCCCAGGGCTTTGACTCGTACGGAATGCAGACCTTCGATCAGTCGCTGATGGGGCTGGTGCGCAATGGCCTCGTCTCCTACGAAGAGGCCCACCGGCAGGCGACGAACCCGGACGACTTCGCGTTGCGCTTCTCTGGCATCAGCGGGACGGCCGACTCCAAGTGGGACAACTTCGATGGCAAGGCGGGAGAGGCCAAGCCCGTCCCGGGGTCCGCGCAGTTTGCCCAGAAGGGAGTCCCGGCAGGCGCAGCGCCTCCTCCGGCACCTGGGGCCGCGCGGGCTGGGGCACCGCCCCCGCCGCCTGCCGCCGCCACCCGTCCCGCGGGAACACCGCCCCCGCCGCCGGGCGCCCGGCCTGCCGCCGGTGCTCCGGCGCGGCCTCCGCCTCCTCCGGCGGCAGCGGGGGGAGACGACGACTTCAGCATCGAGCGCTTCTGA
- a CDS encoding S9 family peptidase — MRTFPYVVVSAGLLAACASSRPSSPDAPAVVSPAPLPAEGTPPAESSPARVAPDTATGAEAARIAEFSRQVTPYVDAFVNSEAIFTRDGKQVLFVSSRDGLPQVYRADAASPVSPATRLLASKERVTLLDTTPDGQSLLLFSDKGADENWSIWKVGLDGSAPVELTPGETMNRDTAFQPDLAPDTIYFSGRRMNEAASAVYAIPATGGPSRVIYRDDKPGFLTHVSRDGQQALFLRYPSASENYLLHLDLASGKTRPLFPASGKVSIFGAQFSPDGRTVYVSTDGGGEQSWLLALESATGKERARYVEKAPATAIIQSIKAAKTGDVLALSLVAGNRSEIRLLDARTLKPRARVEMPLGQGGIQEFSEDGRRLTAIWSTPASVTDAWVIDVKTGKVSPLRQEPRPALKELPAIETSIAEIRAHDGLALPTNVYLPKKRAGKLPVIVSYHGGPSGNSKIKWSATTAFFVSQGYAWVEPNVRGSGGFGRAFEEADNGAGRLEAFKDIETVGRWAASQPWADPDRVIIYGGSYGGYTVLIGVTRMPDLWRAGVDVFGVANMKTFMATTSGFIREIFLLEFGDPDKDAAFLESISPLKDVGQIVDPLLVYAGANDPRVPRGESDQIVRALRERKVPVEYMVAENEGHSLSRRENQIEFMARMARFLEAHAAPRQATTP, encoded by the coding sequence ATGCGCACCTTCCCTTACGTGGTTGTCTCGGCAGGCTTGCTCGCCGCGTGTGCGAGCTCTCGTCCTTCGTCCCCTGACGCGCCGGCGGTCGTATCGCCCGCGCCGCTTCCCGCGGAAGGGACTCCTCCGGCGGAGAGCAGCCCGGCCCGGGTGGCCCCCGACACGGCCACCGGTGCGGAGGCCGCGCGCATCGCGGAGTTCTCGCGTCAGGTGACGCCGTACGTGGACGCGTTCGTCAACTCCGAGGCGATCTTCACGCGGGATGGGAAGCAGGTGCTCTTCGTCTCCTCCCGGGACGGCCTCCCTCAAGTTTATCGCGCGGATGCGGCGAGCCCCGTCTCTCCGGCCACCCGGCTCCTGGCGTCGAAAGAGCGGGTGACGCTGCTGGACACCACGCCCGATGGCCAGTCGCTGCTCCTCTTTTCGGACAAGGGGGCCGACGAGAACTGGTCGATCTGGAAGGTGGGCCTCGATGGGTCGGCGCCCGTGGAGCTTACGCCCGGGGAGACGATGAACCGGGATACCGCCTTCCAGCCGGATCTGGCGCCGGACACGATCTACTTCAGCGGTCGGCGCATGAACGAGGCTGCCTCCGCCGTGTACGCCATCCCCGCCACCGGAGGGCCCTCGCGCGTCATCTACCGAGACGACAAGCCGGGCTTCCTCACCCACGTGAGCCGCGATGGCCAGCAGGCGCTGTTCTTGAGGTACCCCTCGGCCTCCGAGAACTACCTGCTGCACCTCGACCTGGCGTCGGGAAAGACGCGGCCCCTGTTCCCGGCGAGTGGCAAGGTCAGCATCTTCGGTGCGCAGTTCTCGCCGGATGGTCGGACCGTCTATGTCTCGACCGACGGGGGAGGGGAGCAGTCGTGGTTGCTCGCGCTGGAGAGCGCGACGGGCAAGGAGCGCGCCCGCTATGTCGAGAAGGCCCCCGCCACGGCCATCATCCAGTCCATCAAGGCCGCCAAGACAGGGGACGTGCTCGCGCTGTCGCTCGTCGCAGGCAATCGCAGCGAGATCCGGCTGCTCGATGCACGGACCTTGAAGCCCCGGGCCCGGGTGGAGATGCCGCTCGGACAAGGCGGCATCCAGGAGTTCTCGGAGGATGGCCGACGGCTCACGGCCATCTGGTCGACTCCTGCCTCGGTCACGGATGCGTGGGTCATCGACGTGAAGACGGGCAAGGTCTCGCCGCTACGGCAGGAGCCGCGTCCGGCCCTGAAGGAGCTGCCGGCCATCGAGACGAGCATCGCGGAGATCCGTGCGCATGACGGGTTGGCCCTGCCCACCAACGTGTACCTGCCGAAGAAGCGTGCCGGAAAGCTGCCCGTCATCGTCAGCTACCATGGAGGCCCCTCGGGCAACTCGAAGATCAAATGGTCCGCGACGACCGCGTTCTTCGTGTCCCAGGGCTACGCGTGGGTGGAGCCCAACGTGCGTGGCTCCGGGGGCTTTGGCCGTGCTTTCGAGGAGGCGGACAACGGGGCTGGGCGGCTCGAGGCCTTCAAGGACATCGAGACCGTGGGCCGCTGGGCGGCGTCCCAGCCCTGGGCGGACCCAGACCGGGTCATCATCTATGGAGGGAGCTACGGCGGGTACACCGTGCTCATCGGGGTGACCCGGATGCCGGACCTGTGGCGCGCGGGGGTGGATGTGTTTGGCGTGGCCAACATGAAGACCTTCATGGCCACGACCAGCGGCTTCATCCGGGAGATCTTCCTGCTGGAGTTCGGGGATCCGGACAAGGACGCGGCCTTCCTGGAGTCCATCTCTCCGCTCAAGGACGTGGGACAGATTGTCGATCCGCTGCTGGTCTATGCGGGCGCCAATGATCCGCGGGTTCCGCGCGGTGAGTCGGATCAGATCGTCCGCGCGCTGCGAGAGCGGAAGGTGCCCGTCGAATACATGGTGGCGGAGAACGAAGGCCACTCCCTGTCCCGCCGGGAGAATCAGATCGAATTCATGGCGCGCATGGCCCGCTTCCTCGAAGCCCACGCGGCACCACGCCAAGCCACCACCCCCTGA
- a CDS encoding regulatory protein RecX, giving the protein MTTEADGPEEVQRATDACLRLLAMRARSQQELRLALQRKGFSEAIQEQALEKLKGYGYLDDKRFAQDRAASLLSRGRLGPQAVLQRLQAHGLEAEVAREAVSSAAGAVAFDALAAARHVLERRGLLGRPLEPKEQARAGRLLHSRGFSADVIRQLLGDPSLDPSGLDD; this is encoded by the coding sequence ATGACCACCGAAGCAGACGGCCCCGAGGAAGTGCAGCGGGCGACGGACGCGTGCCTGCGGCTGCTGGCCATGCGGGCCCGGAGCCAGCAGGAGCTGCGGCTTGCCTTGCAGCGCAAGGGGTTTTCCGAGGCCATTCAGGAGCAGGCCCTGGAGAAGCTGAAGGGCTACGGTTACCTCGACGACAAACGCTTCGCCCAGGACCGGGCGGCCTCCTTGTTGAGCCGGGGAAGGCTGGGGCCCCAGGCGGTGCTCCAGCGGCTCCAGGCCCACGGGCTGGAGGCAGAGGTGGCCCGCGAGGCGGTGTCCTCCGCGGCCGGAGCCGTGGCCTTCGATGCCCTGGCCGCTGCCCGCCATGTGCTCGAGCGCCGGGGGCTGCTCGGCCGTCCCCTGGAGCCCAAGGAGCAGGCCCGTGCTGGACGCCTCCTCCACAGCCGGGGCTTCTCCGCGGACGTCATCCGCCAACTCCTCGGTGATCCATCGCTGGACCCCTCGGGGCTGGACGACTAG
- the rpsI gene encoding 30S ribosomal protein S9 — MPINPENGFYATGRRKEATARVWLKPGTGIVTINGRELNNYFGRETSKMVMYQPLEIIEQKGKVDLTVNVRGGGLSGQAGAIRHGIARALCAFNPEFRPALKKAGFLTRDARAVERKKYGQPGARRRFQFSKR, encoded by the coding sequence ATGCCTATCAACCCTGAGAATGGTTTCTACGCCACGGGTCGCCGCAAGGAGGCCACCGCCCGCGTGTGGCTCAAGCCCGGCACCGGTATCGTGACGATCAACGGCCGCGAGCTGAACAATTACTTCGGCCGTGAGACCTCCAAGATGGTGATGTACCAGCCCTTGGAGATCATCGAGCAGAAGGGCAAGGTCGACCTCACCGTGAACGTGCGCGGTGGCGGCCTGTCCGGCCAGGCGGGCGCCATCCGCCACGGCATCGCCCGGGCGCTGTGCGCCTTCAACCCGGAGTTCCGTCCGGCGCTGAAGAAGGCCGGCTTCCTGACCCGCGATGCCCGCGCGGTCGAGCGCAAGAAGTACGGTCAGCCGGGCGCGCGTCGCCGGTTCCAGTTCTCCAAGCGCTAG
- a CDS encoding ATP-dependent helicase, which yields MDLSKLNPPQREAVITTEGPLLVLAGAGSGKTRVITHRIVHILNERPGGALARNILAVTFTNKAATEMKERLVKMAGPRAQGVLVCTFHAFGAEMLREDIHRLGWPRKFAIADMGDQLALIRRAMRDHKVDDRAFDARKVLTLISKAKNSGLEPQLSPEGMGDDYDLITHLVYPNYQLALKAQGSVDFDDLLLLPARLLREHEDLNEKYTRRFRYLLVDEFQDTNMAQMNLLRLLAGKVRNVCAVGDDDQAIYSWRGAEVRNILEFDSHFPGSREVRLEQNYRSMQVVLDAANAVIAKNPERKAKRMWTDRLGGERIKVVTCPNEEEEARFVAHEIQKQMALGISADDIAVLYRTNGQSRPVEEMLREKGIAYEVVGGSEFFDRREVKDVIAYFKVIANPRDEVSLLRIVNVPARGIGDVTMERLHAHARADGVSLWAAMGRSQGYEDLPAGAAEKVGEFLQLIERYRGLFEEGKLAQVTRQLLEEIGFREATRALAPSLTAADKKLKSVDHVLNSLESFEKREGPKASLLTYLNRLSLDTRQEEEEVPGGHRRVTLMTVHASKGLEYRLVFFIGMEEELMPHKGMQGEPQNLEEERRLCYVGITRAKELLYLSRAAIRVKRGKEVPCTPSRFLEDLPPEAVEKVDLAAPRTGAPTDQERNFFANLKDRFKPKGAGGGAGPTPADRKV from the coding sequence ATGGACCTCTCCAAGCTCAACCCTCCGCAGCGTGAGGCCGTCATCACGACGGAGGGCCCGCTCCTGGTGCTGGCGGGGGCAGGCAGTGGGAAGACCCGCGTCATCACCCACCGCATCGTTCACATCCTGAACGAGCGGCCTGGGGGGGCGCTGGCCCGCAACATTCTGGCCGTCACCTTCACCAACAAGGCCGCCACCGAGATGAAGGAGCGGTTGGTGAAGATGGCGGGTCCCCGCGCACAAGGGGTCCTGGTGTGCACCTTCCACGCCTTTGGCGCGGAGATGCTCCGGGAAGACATCCACCGGCTGGGCTGGCCCCGGAAGTTCGCCATCGCGGACATGGGAGACCAACTGGCGCTCATCCGCCGGGCCATGCGCGACCACAAGGTGGACGACCGGGCCTTCGACGCCCGCAAGGTGCTCACCCTCATCTCCAAGGCGAAGAACTCGGGCCTCGAGCCGCAGCTGAGTCCCGAGGGCATGGGCGACGATTATGATCTCATCACCCACCTCGTCTACCCGAACTACCAGCTGGCCCTGAAGGCGCAGGGCTCGGTGGACTTCGATGACCTGCTGCTGTTGCCGGCCCGCCTGCTGCGCGAGCACGAGGACTTGAACGAGAAGTACACCCGGCGCTTCCGCTACCTGCTGGTGGACGAGTTCCAGGACACGAACATGGCGCAGATGAACCTGCTGCGGCTGCTGGCGGGCAAGGTGCGCAACGTGTGCGCGGTGGGGGACGACGACCAGGCCATTTACAGTTGGCGGGGCGCGGAGGTGCGCAACATCCTCGAGTTCGACAGCCACTTTCCGGGCAGCCGCGAGGTGCGGCTGGAGCAGAACTACCGCTCCATGCAGGTGGTGCTGGATGCGGCCAATGCCGTCATCGCCAAGAACCCCGAGCGCAAGGCCAAGCGCATGTGGACCGACCGCCTGGGGGGTGAGCGCATCAAGGTCGTGACGTGCCCCAACGAGGAGGAGGAGGCGCGCTTCGTTGCGCACGAGATCCAAAAGCAGATGGCGCTGGGCATCTCCGCGGACGACATCGCGGTGCTCTACCGCACCAACGGCCAGTCCCGTCCGGTGGAGGAGATGCTGCGCGAGAAGGGCATCGCCTACGAGGTGGTGGGCGGCAGCGAATTCTTCGACCGGCGCGAGGTGAAGGACGTCATCGCCTATTTCAAGGTGATCGCCAACCCGAGGGACGAGGTGAGCCTCCTGCGCATCGTGAACGTGCCGGCGCGCGGGATTGGCGACGTGACGATGGAGCGGCTGCACGCGCACGCCCGGGCGGACGGCGTCTCGCTGTGGGCGGCGATGGGACGCAGCCAGGGCTACGAGGATCTGCCCGCGGGGGCGGCCGAGAAGGTGGGGGAGTTCCTTCAGCTCATCGAGCGGTACCGGGGCCTGTTCGAAGAGGGGAAGCTGGCCCAGGTGACGCGCCAGTTGCTGGAGGAGATCGGCTTCCGCGAGGCCACGCGCGCCCTGGCCCCCTCGCTCACCGCGGCGGACAAGAAGCTGAAGTCCGTGGACCATGTGCTCAACTCGTTGGAATCCTTCGAGAAGCGGGAGGGGCCCAAGGCCAGCCTCCTCACCTACTTGAACCGGCTGAGCCTGGACACCCGGCAGGAGGAGGAAGAGGTTCCCGGCGGCCACCGGCGCGTCACCTTGATGACGGTGCATGCCTCCAAGGGGCTGGAGTACCGGCTCGTCTTCTTCATCGGCATGGAAGAAGAGCTGATGCCCCACAAGGGCATGCAGGGCGAGCCCCAGAACCTGGAGGAGGAACGCCGCCTCTGTTACGTGGGCATCACCCGGGCCAAGGAGCTGCTCTATCTGAGCCGGGCTGCGATCCGGGTGAAGCGCGGCAAGGAAGTTCCCTGCACCCCCTCCCGGTTCCTGGAAGACCTACCGCCGGAAGCCGTGGAAAAGGTGGATCTGGCGGCCCCCCGGACCGGGGCGCCCACCGACCAGGAACGCAATTTCTTTGCCAACCTGAAAGATCGCTTCAAACCCAAGGGCGCAGGCGGGGGAGCAGGGCCTACACCGGCTGATCGCAAGGTTTGA
- a CDS encoding DeoR/GlpR family DNA-binding transcription regulator, with protein MSESLPSALLPEERKRAILEHLSTEGRVFAADLCRNLRVSEDTIRRDLRDLDEAGLLRRVHGGALPRTQTTLAYAERTQVQQPAKQALAKVAADMVRPGQVLFIDGGTTTLEIARHLPRDLRATVITVSAPVAMALGEHTGIEVYLLGGRLHREAMTTVGAETVEAVRQVRADLCLLGVCSLHNEAGITTPHAEEAPIKRAMIQSSAETVAVVTADKLGTLSPFVVAPAERLATLVTEAAAPETALAPFRKLKLRVVTA; from the coding sequence ATGTCCGAATCCCTCCCCTCTGCCCTGCTCCCCGAGGAGCGCAAGCGAGCCATCTTGGAGCATCTCTCCACGGAAGGCCGCGTCTTCGCCGCCGACTTATGCCGGAATCTGCGGGTTTCGGAGGACACCATCCGCAGAGACCTGCGCGACCTGGATGAGGCCGGACTGTTGAGAAGAGTGCATGGCGGGGCCCTTCCGAGGACCCAAACGACGCTGGCCTACGCGGAGCGCACCCAGGTGCAGCAACCGGCCAAGCAGGCGCTGGCCAAGGTCGCCGCCGACATGGTGCGGCCGGGCCAGGTGCTCTTCATCGATGGGGGCACCACCACGTTGGAGATCGCCCGCCACCTGCCTCGGGATTTGAGGGCCACCGTCATCACCGTCAGTGCCCCGGTGGCCATGGCCCTGGGCGAGCACACCGGCATCGAGGTCTATCTGCTGGGGGGGCGCCTTCACCGAGAGGCGATGACGACGGTGGGCGCCGAGACCGTGGAGGCGGTTCGCCAGGTGCGCGCGGACCTGTGCCTGTTGGGCGTGTGCAGCCTGCACAACGAGGCTGGCATCACCACCCCTCACGCCGAGGAAGCCCCCATCAAGCGCGCGATGATCCAGAGCTCCGCCGAGACCGTGGCGGTGGTGACCGCCGACAAGCTCGGGACGCTCTCACCCTTCGTGGTGGCCCCCGCGGAGCGGCTGGCCACCCTGGTAACCGAGGCCGCGGCCCCCGAAACCGCGCTGGCCCCCTTTCGCAAACTCAAACTCCGTGTGGTGACCGCATGA
- the rplM gene encoding 50S ribosomal protein L13: MSQRTYSAKASDIKRQWHVVDVSDKVLGRAASQIATLLKGKHKAIYTPSIDTGDHVVVINAEKVKVTGTKEQAKMYYRHPRAGFPGALKITNLAKLRQRHPEDVIINAVRRMLPRNALGRQMMTKLKVYAGDAHPHAAQKPTAREVEA, from the coding sequence ATGTCGCAGAGGACCTACAGCGCGAAGGCGTCGGATATCAAGCGCCAGTGGCACGTGGTGGACGTCTCGGACAAGGTGCTGGGCCGTGCCGCCAGCCAGATCGCCACGCTGCTCAAGGGCAAGCACAAGGCCATCTACACCCCGTCCATCGATACGGGCGACCACGTCGTCGTCATCAACGCCGAAAAGGTGAAGGTGACGGGCACCAAGGAGCAGGCGAAGATGTACTACCGCCATCCTCGGGCCGGTTTCCCGGGCGCCCTGAAGATCACCAACCTGGCGAAGCTGCGTCAGCGGCATCCCGAGGATGTGATCATCAACGCCGTGCGCCGGATGCTGCCGCGCAACGCGTTGGGCCGCCAGATGATGACCAAGCTCAAGGTTTATGCGGGTGACGCTCACCCCCACGCTGCGCAGAAGCCCACCGCGCGCGAGGTCGAGGCGTAA
- a CDS encoding DUF7151 family protein, whose protein sequence is MVALGCGADEVLPPPVEPERLVRVESEPRGTNCVLGGTVILTGHDANGDGLLGNEEVAETRYACQEPGQQSRLVPEPAGTHCAHGGTALLTGPDTNGNGVLDAAEVSATEYLCHDAAPATLLRMEVEAPGTHCPGGGRRILSGRDQDGDGVLGDGEVEQTEYVCEARELMRVDAGQAGTHCPGEGVAVRRGPDTNGDGVLQDSEVTATEYVCERVILGDVVLDTPDQLPALKDVAVITGALRVGYAHAFTQVELPALEYVGGDLSLTVLTGVRTISLPALRHVGGNLRITDNPQLERLELGSLQEVHQSLHIRDNDTLARLRLPVLVRVGGELHVMDNPQLAVLELPQLMWAGNVFLRGGMADKIELPQLLDVEELYIFDAAAKTVRFPGLERVRRTLAIAGMGSLEQLELPRLQAVGENFVVRGTVALTSFSLPTLASLPGQFSLWDNAGLVTFDAPLLTQIGEWVNIADNTALTTLSGLKNLTSVGMLVLNGNAQLTSATGLAALSSVPYYLEVSNSGFTHFELPALRKAWVLLIGQAGPNMHLASIHLPKLESAVALTLIENPVLQELELRPGSILSDSLLIYASPRLLRCEVERLLGQLRLAPLTVEMVDVDERPLCD, encoded by the coding sequence GTGGTGGCACTGGGGTGTGGGGCAGACGAAGTGCTGCCACCGCCCGTCGAGCCCGAGCGGCTGGTCCGGGTCGAGAGCGAGCCGCGCGGGACGAACTGCGTCTTGGGTGGGACGGTCATCCTGACCGGCCACGACGCGAATGGGGATGGCCTCCTGGGAAATGAGGAGGTCGCTGAGACGCGTTACGCGTGCCAGGAGCCCGGACAACAGTCCCGGCTCGTTCCCGAGCCTGCGGGGACGCACTGTGCGCATGGCGGAACGGCGCTGCTGACCGGGCCGGACACCAATGGCAACGGCGTCCTGGACGCGGCCGAGGTCTCCGCCACCGAGTACCTCTGCCACGATGCCGCGCCTGCCACGTTGCTGCGCATGGAAGTGGAGGCGCCAGGCACCCATTGCCCAGGAGGGGGACGGCGCATCCTCAGCGGGAGGGATCAGGATGGAGATGGCGTGCTCGGCGACGGGGAAGTCGAGCAGACCGAGTACGTGTGCGAAGCGCGAGAGCTCATGCGCGTGGATGCAGGGCAGGCAGGCACCCACTGTCCCGGCGAGGGGGTGGCGGTGCGCCGGGGGCCCGATACCAATGGCGATGGCGTCTTGCAGGACTCCGAGGTGACCGCGACGGAATACGTTTGCGAGCGGGTCATCCTGGGCGATGTGGTCCTCGATACTCCGGACCAACTGCCGGCGCTGAAGGACGTGGCGGTCATCACGGGCGCTCTGCGGGTGGGTTATGCGCACGCGTTCACCCAGGTGGAACTGCCCGCATTGGAGTACGTCGGAGGTGACCTCTCACTGACCGTTCTGACAGGTGTCCGCACGATTTCGCTCCCGGCGCTGCGGCATGTGGGGGGGAACCTCCGCATCACGGACAATCCCCAGTTGGAGCGGTTGGAGTTGGGGAGTCTGCAAGAGGTTCACCAGAGCCTTCACATCAGAGACAACGACACGCTGGCGCGTCTTCGTCTTCCGGTGCTCGTGAGGGTGGGCGGAGAGCTCCATGTGATGGATAACCCGCAGCTTGCGGTCCTTGAGCTTCCCCAACTGATGTGGGCAGGGAACGTCTTTCTGCGCGGGGGGATGGCAGACAAGATCGAACTGCCTCAGTTGCTCGATGTGGAGGAACTTTACATCTTCGATGCCGCTGCCAAGACAGTGCGCTTCCCGGGCCTGGAGCGAGTGAGGAGGACTCTGGCCATTGCTGGGATGGGCTCGCTCGAGCAGTTGGAGCTTCCCAGGCTGCAGGCGGTGGGCGAAAACTTCGTTGTCCGGGGGACCGTGGCCTTGACGTCCTTTTCCCTGCCCACGCTCGCCAGCTTGCCGGGACAGTTCAGTCTTTGGGACAACGCAGGCCTGGTCACCTTCGATGCTCCCCTGCTGACCCAGATTGGCGAATGGGTGAACATCGCCGACAACACCGCGCTGACCACGCTCTCGGGGCTGAAGAACCTCACCTCCGTGGGCATGCTCGTGCTCAACGGGAATGCCCAGCTCACCAGCGCCACGGGGTTGGCCGCACTCTCCAGCGTGCCCTACTACCTCGAGGTCTCCAACAGCGGTTTCACCCACTTCGAGCTGCCCGCGCTGCGCAAGGCCTGGGTCCTGCTCATCGGCCAAGCCGGTCCCAATATGCACTTGGCGTCCATCCATCTGCCCAAGCTGGAGTCGGCCGTGGCGCTGACCCTCATCGAAAACCCTGTCCTCCAGGAACTCGAGCTTCGGCCGGGCAGTATCCTCTCGGACAGCCTGCTCATCTACGCCAGCCCCAGGCTGTTGCGCTGTGAGGTGGAGCGCCTCCTCGGCCAGCTTCGGCTTGCCCCGCTCACCGTGGAGATGGTCGACGTGGATGAGCGGCCCCTCTGCGATTAG
- a CDS encoding outer membrane protein assembly factor BamD, whose amino-acid sequence MRLTVSCLTTFLLLSTGCASLSERQVGDPDYAAQADENLRLGTEALEGRDFFKAEKYFEFVKTKFPYLEASKTAELRLADVDFNQDRFPEAREKYNAFIKAYPTHPQVDYAAYRVALSHVEDMPSDFFLLPPSEEKDQTEVQSALRALNDFLRQYPDSQYTPQARVQADDAKRRLAEHELYVAAFYRKRERWRAVAQRLEGMLSRYPGTKYEESALFSLHEAYVKLKEPTRAQETLRQVIQRLPGTPAAERAQRMLGS is encoded by the coding sequence ATGCGTCTCACCGTCTCCTGTCTGACCACTTTCCTGCTGTTGTCCACCGGCTGCGCCTCGCTCTCCGAGCGGCAGGTCGGCGACCCGGACTACGCCGCTCAGGCCGATGAGAACCTCCGCCTGGGGACCGAAGCCCTGGAGGGAAGGGACTTCTTCAAGGCCGAGAAGTACTTCGAGTTCGTGAAGACGAAGTTCCCCTACCTGGAGGCCTCCAAGACGGCGGAGCTCCGGCTGGCCGACGTGGACTTCAATCAGGACCGCTTCCCCGAGGCGCGCGAGAAGTACAACGCCTTCATCAAGGCGTACCCCACCCATCCCCAGGTGGACTACGCGGCATACCGGGTGGCGCTCTCCCACGTGGAGGACATGCCCTCGGATTTCTTCCTGCTGCCTCCTTCCGAGGAGAAGGACCAGACGGAGGTGCAGTCCGCGCTGCGCGCGCTGAACGACTTCCTGCGCCAGTATCCGGACTCGCAGTACACCCCTCAGGCCCGGGTTCAGGCGGACGATGCGAAGCGCCGCCTGGCGGAGCACGAGCTGTACGTGGCCGCCTTCTACCGCAAGCGTGAGCGCTGGCGGGCGGTGGCCCAGCGCCTGGAAGGCATGCTCAGCCGCTATCCCGGGACGAAGTACGAGGAGTCCGCCCTCTTCTCGCTCCACGAGGCCTACGTGAAGCTCAAGGAGCCCACCCGCGCACAGGAGACGCTGCGCCAGGTCATCCAGCGGTTGCCGGGAACGCCCGCCGCGGAGAGGGCCCAGCGCATGCTCGGCTCGTGA
- a CDS encoding caib/baif family protein, with amino-acid sequence MKDKGTRAPTPETLQEEQAARQALAAVGKREFLDQFQKLAKTFAADPGNPGSYSCEGCQRCANCMFCKNCDSCYHCTHCVRCELCNNCSHCVDSKSCHACAYCVQCENCTGSAYLVLCRNLSDCNYCFGCVGLSKKDFHILNVPFPRTEYFKMVNRLRKELGIP; translated from the coding sequence GTGAAGGACAAAGGAACGCGGGCGCCCACGCCGGAGACGCTCCAGGAGGAGCAGGCGGCGAGGCAGGCCTTGGCGGCCGTGGGCAAGCGGGAGTTCCTGGACCAGTTCCAGAAGCTGGCGAAGACGTTCGCCGCGGATCCGGGCAACCCGGGCTCCTACTCGTGCGAGGGTTGCCAGCGCTGCGCCAACTGCATGTTCTGCAAGAACTGCGACAGCTGCTACCACTGCACCCACTGCGTGCGGTGCGAGCTGTGCAACAACTGCTCGCACTGCGTGGACTCGAAGAGCTGCCACGCGTGCGCCTACTGCGTGCAGTGCGAGAACTGCACCGGCAGCGCCTACTTGGTGCTGTGCCGCAACCTCTCGGACTGCAACTACTGCTTCGGCTGCGTGGGCCTCTCCAAGAAGGACTTCCACATCCTCAACGTGCCCTTCCCCCGCACCGAGTACTTCAAGATGGTGAACCGGCTGCGCAAGGAGCTGGGCATTCCCTGA